A region of Bacillota bacterium DNA encodes the following proteins:
- a CDS encoding sugar phosphate isomerase/epimerase, giving the protein MEDIIIACNVYSYGKYRQRAFEHMKATGIRYAEVSIGKPGDADEWLRQIEPYDLRISSVICPCDVSSDEGAEGFAGIAEAVRRMGAHIAFVSVHAGEIPLTDVYRRVRRMGDIAAQLGVKVAMETHPDLITNGDVASQTMRAIAHPNVGINFDTANIYYYNEGTDSVTELRKVLDHVFSVHLKDTNGKPRTWYFPTLGQGAVDFPEIFRLLLDRGFCGPFTMELEGIEGENLTEEQQLQRVAQSFDYARGIVERWKANR; this is encoded by the coding sequence ATGGAGGACATCATCATCGCCTGCAACGTATACAGCTACGGCAAATACCGTCAGCGGGCGTTTGAACACATGAAAGCCACTGGTATCCGTTACGCCGAGGTGAGTATCGGCAAGCCGGGGGACGCCGACGAGTGGCTCAGACAGATAGAGCCGTACGACCTGCGCATTTCCAGTGTGATATGCCCCTGTGATGTCTCTTCGGATGAGGGCGCAGAGGGCTTTGCCGGCATCGCAGAAGCGGTGCGAAGAATGGGAGCGCATATCGCCTTTGTGAGTGTGCACGCAGGGGAAATACCGCTGACCGATGTATACCGCCGCGTTCGCCGGATGGGCGACATCGCCGCGCAACTGGGCGTGAAAGTGGCAATGGAGACGCACCCCGACCTTATCACCAACGGCGATGTGGCATCGCAGACTATGCGGGCGATTGCCCATCCGAACGTGGGTATCAACTTCGACACTGCCAATATCTACTACTACAACGAAGGCACGGACTCGGTGACCGAGCTCCGCAAGGTGCTTGACCATGTATTCAGCGTGCATCTGAAAGACACCAACGGTAAGCCACGCACGTGGTACTTTCCCACGCTGGGGCAGGGTGCGGTGGACTTTCCCGAAATCTTCCGCCTGCTGCTGGACAGAGGCTTTTGTGGCCCGTTCACGATGGAGCTGGAAGGAATCGAGGGCGAAAACCTGACCGAAGAGCAACAGCTGCAGCGCGTGGCGCAATCCTTTGACTACGCGCGCGGTATTGTGGAACGGTGGAAGGCAAACCGTTGA